The Actinomyces sp. oral taxon 414 genome has a segment encoding these proteins:
- the purL gene encoding phosphoribosylformylglycinamidine synthase subunit PurL has translation MAVEQPQPPEPSVDPAARSAGARAPRPVEHPDTVADAAATPERAMPHRELGLKDEEYASIKELLGRRPTNAELAMYSVMWSEHCSYKSSKIHLRQFADKTTPDMREHLLVGMGQNAGVVDIGGGWAVTFKVESHNHPSYVEPYQGAATGVGGIVRDIISMGARPVAVMDQLRFGAADHPDTARVVHGVVAGVGGYGNCLGLPNIGGETEFDPSYQENPLVNALCVGVLRHEDIHLANASGAGNKVVLFGARTGGDGIGGASILASESFEDGMPAKRPSVQVGDPFMEKVLIECCLELFDGGLVLGIQDLGAAGISCATSELASNGDGGMHVDLERVLLRDPSLTAGEILMSESQERMMAVVAPEHLDAFMAVIDKWDVEASVIGEVNGSGRLTIDHFGQRIVDVDPRTVAHEGPAYERPYARPAWQDELNADSSARLPRPATAAELADQVLAVVADPNQAPPAWVTDQYDRFVRGNTALAQPDDAGVIRVDEATGRGVAISTDANGRFAKLDPATGAAAALAESYRNVCTAGARPLAVTDCLNVGSPEDPDAMWQLVEIITGLADACAAMGVPVTGGNVSLYNSHGRVKGLPDSSINPTPVVGVLGVMDDVRRANPSGWFEEGLAVIALGSTREELDGSAWARAVHDHLGGLPPAVDLEAEMALGRVLLALSEADGPGGERLVRAAHDLSAGGLIQSLVDAVVRHGVGASIDLTRLQGNDGVDDFTALLSESGARALVAVPEWAVAAVAAAAEAEGVAWARLGTTGGDMLVVSGTDLLAEGGEGPGGGPLVFDLAELRERIGATLPALFG, from the coding sequence ATGGCCGTCGAGCAGCCGCAGCCCCCCGAGCCCTCCGTCGACCCCGCCGCCCGATCCGCCGGGGCGCGGGCCCCCCGGCCCGTCGAGCACCCCGACACCGTCGCCGACGCCGCCGCCACGCCCGAGCGGGCCATGCCCCACCGCGAGCTCGGCCTCAAGGACGAGGAGTACGCCTCCATCAAGGAGCTGCTGGGCCGGCGCCCCACCAACGCCGAGCTGGCCATGTACTCGGTCATGTGGTCCGAGCACTGCTCCTACAAGTCCTCCAAGATCCACCTGCGCCAGTTCGCGGACAAGACCACCCCGGACATGCGCGAGCACCTGCTGGTCGGCATGGGCCAGAACGCCGGCGTCGTCGACATCGGGGGCGGCTGGGCCGTGACCTTCAAGGTCGAGTCCCACAACCACCCCAGCTACGTCGAGCCCTACCAGGGGGCGGCCACCGGCGTGGGCGGCATCGTGCGCGACATCATCTCCATGGGGGCGCGGCCCGTGGCCGTCATGGACCAGCTGCGCTTCGGGGCCGCGGACCACCCCGACACCGCCCGCGTGGTCCACGGCGTCGTGGCCGGCGTGGGCGGCTACGGCAACTGCCTGGGCCTGCCCAATATCGGCGGCGAGACCGAGTTCGACCCCTCCTACCAGGAGAACCCGCTGGTCAACGCCCTGTGCGTGGGCGTGCTGCGCCACGAGGACATCCACCTGGCCAACGCCTCGGGCGCGGGCAACAAGGTGGTGCTGTTCGGGGCGCGCACCGGCGGCGACGGCATCGGCGGGGCCTCCATCCTGGCGTCGGAGTCCTTCGAGGACGGCATGCCCGCCAAGCGCCCGTCCGTCCAGGTGGGCGACCCCTTCATGGAGAAGGTCCTCATCGAGTGCTGCCTGGAGCTGTTCGACGGCGGCCTCGTCCTGGGTATCCAGGACCTGGGGGCCGCCGGCATCTCCTGCGCCACGTCCGAACTGGCCTCCAACGGCGACGGCGGCATGCACGTGGACCTGGAGAGGGTCCTGCTGCGCGACCCGTCCCTCACCGCCGGCGAGATCCTCATGAGCGAGTCCCAGGAGCGCATGATGGCCGTCGTCGCCCCCGAGCACCTGGACGCCTTCATGGCCGTCATCGACAAGTGGGACGTCGAGGCCTCCGTCATCGGCGAGGTCAACGGTTCGGGCCGGCTGACCATCGACCACTTCGGGCAGCGCATCGTCGACGTCGACCCGCGCACCGTGGCCCACGAGGGCCCCGCCTACGAGCGCCCCTACGCCCGCCCCGCCTGGCAGGACGAGCTCAACGCCGACTCCTCCGCGCGCCTGCCCCGCCCGGCCACCGCCGCCGAGCTGGCCGACCAGGTCCTCGCCGTCGTCGCCGACCCCAACCAGGCCCCGCCCGCCTGGGTCACCGACCAGTACGACCGCTTCGTGCGCGGCAACACCGCCCTGGCCCAGCCTGACGACGCCGGCGTCATCCGCGTCGACGAGGCCACCGGCCGGGGCGTGGCCATCTCCACCGACGCCAACGGCCGCTTCGCCAAGCTCGACCCGGCCACCGGCGCCGCCGCCGCCCTGGCCGAGTCCTACCGCAATGTGTGCACCGCGGGCGCCCGCCCCCTGGCCGTGACCGACTGCCTCAACGTCGGCTCCCCGGAGGACCCCGACGCCATGTGGCAGCTCGTGGAGATCATCACCGGCCTGGCCGACGCCTGCGCCGCCATGGGCGTGCCGGTGACCGGCGGCAACGTCTCGCTGTACAACTCCCACGGCAGGGTCAAGGGGCTGCCCGACTCCTCCATCAACCCCACCCCCGTCGTCGGCGTGCTGGGCGTCATGGACGACGTGCGCCGCGCCAACCCCTCGGGCTGGTTCGAGGAGGGCCTGGCCGTCATCGCCCTGGGCTCCACGCGCGAGGAGCTGGACGGCTCGGCCTGGGCGCGCGCGGTCCACGACCACCTGGGCGGCCTGCCGCCCGCCGTCGACCTGGAGGCGGAGATGGCGCTGGGGCGGGTGCTGCTGGCCCTCTCCGAGGCGGACGGGCCGGGCGGTGAGCGGCTCGTGCGCGCCGCCCACGACCTGTCCGCCGGCGGGCTCATCCAGTCCCTGGTCGACGCCGTCGTGCGTCACGGCGTGGGGGCCAGCATCGACCTGACCCGGCTCCAGGGCAACGACGGCGTCGACGACTTCACCGCCCTGCTCTCCGAGTCCGGGGCGCGGGCCCTGGTGGCCGTGCCCGAGTGGGCCGTGGCCGCCGTGGCCGCCGCGGCCGAGGCCGAGGGCGTCGCCTGGGCGCGCCTGGGCACCACCGGCGGCGACATGCTCGTGGTCTCCGGCACCGACCTGCTCGCCGAGGGCGGGGAGGGGCCGGGGGGCGGCCCGCTCGTTTTCGACCTGGCCGAGTTGCGCGAGAGGATCGGGGCGACCCTGCCCGCCCTGTTCGGGTGA
- a CDS encoding phosphoribosylformylglycinamidine synthase subunit PurS, whose translation MGRIVVEVMPKPEILDPQGKAVVAGLPRLGFDQFTAVRQGRRFELSVDGPVTRAHLDAAERAAQTLLSNPIIEDVVAVRADESEGASE comes from the coding sequence ATGGGACGCATTGTCGTCGAGGTCATGCCCAAGCCCGAGATCCTCGACCCCCAGGGCAAGGCCGTCGTCGCCGGCCTGCCGCGTCTGGGCTTCGACCAGTTCACCGCCGTGCGTCAGGGGCGCCGCTTCGAGCTGAGCGTCGACGGGCCGGTGACGCGGGCCCATCTCGACGCGGCCGAGCGGGCCGCCCAGACGCTCCTGTCCAATCCGATTATCGAGGACGTCGTGGCCGTGCGCGCCGACGAGTCCGAGGGGGCGTCGGAGTGA
- a CDS encoding glycogen debranching protein, whose translation MSAITALDETTWADADWPLGTHLRADGTTFAVYAPAATRVQLEIYPEALGATASAVFLPARGADGIWRARLGGLEPGALVGFRVWGPNWPYDEAWTPGSDAGFIADFDEQGNRFNPNKVLFDPYSREITHNVYTDALGRLGVNDGVLGTGGELVDGVPRRRIDTAPYAPKGIVIAESAAPADKPQLPPEQAIIYEAGVTQLTGHPSAARLADLLAGEPGFEGVTDIPAQYQGTYKGAGLLAPYLKAAGVTTVELLPVHETNASETGRAGATNAWGYMTLSFFAPNRRYAADKSRGGPTREFKEMIRAFHDAGLEVYLDVVYNHTAEGGNWNGDVNTTGFTSLGGFATAEYYQMTRDKILVDGATGTSNQINYSSAAARQLVLDSLHYWSHDMGVDGFRFDLATVLGRSPHDAEPDDWGAQKRFFNEHPLLTGIAALAEKENLEVIAEAWDLWGYEVGNFPRGWGEWNGRYRDAVRRFTKGDGNTADFLDMINGDYHHFEDNGGPQKSINFIVAHDGFNLADLVSYQTKDNNQPYPFGPSDGGSDDNMSWDSGGDPGLRRQRLRNLWTILMLSRGVPMVVAGDEFGRTQNGNNNPWALDSLAMRNNYAMIATNAPQRVAVEDGTGAAYHDNLGVFDSRDERVNPLFRFATFLMRLRHRHPALHQAAWGDLEAGGEDVSYLFRTPDGDGSPREGDRALAVHIDAPDDGFWVMINMSPAPVDFRVPAAGGGDVWRRLVDTAVGSEKDDNCWPEGEGEIVADGVAVQPWSVVVWHRSPSPRPGAAR comes from the coding sequence ATGTCTGCTATCACCGCACTCGATGAGACCACCTGGGCCGACGCCGACTGGCCGCTCGGCACCCACCTGCGGGCCGACGGCACCACCTTCGCCGTCTACGCCCCCGCCGCCACCCGCGTCCAGCTGGAGATCTACCCCGAGGCGCTCGGCGCCACCGCCTCGGCCGTCTTCCTGCCCGCCCGCGGCGCCGACGGCATATGGCGCGCCCGACTGGGCGGCCTGGAGCCCGGAGCCCTCGTCGGCTTCCGCGTCTGGGGCCCCAACTGGCCCTACGACGAGGCCTGGACCCCCGGCTCCGACGCCGGCTTCATCGCCGACTTCGACGAGCAGGGCAACCGATTCAACCCCAACAAGGTCCTCTTCGACCCCTACTCCCGTGAGATCACCCACAACGTCTACACCGACGCCCTGGGCCGCCTCGGCGTCAACGACGGGGTCCTGGGCACCGGCGGCGAGCTCGTCGACGGCGTGCCGCGCCGTCGGATCGACACCGCCCCCTACGCCCCCAAGGGCATCGTCATCGCCGAGAGCGCCGCGCCCGCCGACAAGCCGCAGCTGCCGCCCGAGCAGGCCATCATCTACGAGGCCGGCGTCACCCAGCTCACCGGCCACCCCTCCGCGGCCCGCCTGGCCGACCTGCTGGCCGGCGAGCCCGGCTTCGAGGGCGTGACCGACATCCCCGCCCAGTACCAGGGCACCTACAAGGGCGCGGGCCTCCTGGCCCCCTACCTCAAGGCCGCCGGCGTCACCACCGTCGAGCTCCTGCCCGTCCACGAGACCAACGCCTCCGAGACCGGACGGGCCGGCGCCACCAACGCCTGGGGCTACATGACCCTGTCGTTCTTCGCCCCCAACCGCCGGTACGCGGCCGACAAGAGCCGGGGCGGACCCACCCGCGAATTCAAGGAGATGATCCGCGCCTTCCACGACGCCGGCCTGGAGGTATACCTCGACGTCGTCTACAACCACACCGCCGAGGGCGGCAACTGGAACGGCGACGTGAACACCACCGGCTTCACGTCCCTGGGCGGCTTCGCCACCGCCGAGTACTACCAGATGACGCGCGACAAGATCCTCGTCGACGGCGCCACGGGGACCTCCAACCAGATCAACTACTCCTCCGCGGCGGCCCGCCAACTGGTGCTGGACTCGCTGCACTACTGGAGCCACGACATGGGGGTCGACGGCTTCCGCTTCGACCTGGCCACCGTGCTGGGCCGCAGCCCCCACGACGCCGAGCCCGACGACTGGGGCGCCCAGAAGCGCTTCTTCAACGAGCACCCGCTGCTCACGGGCATCGCCGCCCTGGCCGAGAAGGAGAACCTCGAGGTCATCGCCGAGGCCTGGGACCTGTGGGGCTACGAGGTGGGCAACTTCCCCCGCGGCTGGGGCGAGTGGAACGGCCGCTACCGCGACGCCGTCCGCCGCTTCACCAAGGGCGACGGCAACACCGCCGACTTCCTCGACATGATCAACGGCGACTACCACCACTTCGAGGACAACGGCGGCCCCCAGAAGTCGATCAACTTCATTGTCGCCCACGACGGCTTCAACCTGGCCGACCTCGTCAGCTACCAGACGAAGGACAACAACCAGCCCTACCCCTTCGGCCCCTCCGACGGCGGCAGCGACGACAATATGTCGTGGGACTCCGGGGGCGACCCGGGACTGCGGCGCCAGCGGCTGCGCAACCTGTGGACGATCCTCATGCTCTCGCGCGGCGTGCCCATGGTGGTGGCCGGCGACGAGTTCGGCCGCACCCAGAACGGCAACAACAACCCGTGGGCGCTGGACTCGTTGGCCATGCGCAACAACTACGCCATGATCGCCACCAACGCCCCCCAGCGGGTCGCCGTCGAGGACGGCACGGGCGCCGCCTACCACGACAACCTGGGCGTGTTCGACAGCCGCGACGAGCGGGTGAACCCGCTGTTCCGCTTCGCCACCTTCCTCATGCGGCTGCGCCACCGCCACCCCGCGCTGCACCAGGCCGCCTGGGGCGACCTGGAGGCCGGCGGCGAGGACGTCTCCTACCTGTTCCGCACGCCCGACGGCGACGGCTCCCCCCGCGAGGGCGACCGGGCGCTCGCGGTGCACATCGATGCGCCCGACGACGGCTTCTGGGTCATGATCAATATGAGCCCGGCCCCGGTCGACTTCCGGGTGCCCGCGGCCGGCGGGGGCGACGTGTGGCGGCGCCTGGTCGACACCGCCGTGGGGTCGGAGAAGGACGACAACTGCTGGCCCGAGGGCGAGGGCGAGATCGTCGCCGACGGCGTCGCGGTGCAGCCGTGGTCGGTCGTCGTGTGGCACAGGAGCCCGAGCCCGCGGCCCGGCGCCGCGCGCTGA
- a CDS encoding TetR/AcrR family transcriptional regulator: MPKVVDHDQRRAEIIGALWEVISERGTEGASLMTVARAAGVSVGRIQHYFASKQDLVQAGCQAIVDMAEAGYRDRTRESDPWRALADLLTQSIPTTAAFRMGAAVWYAYMARAVVDPGIGEIVRRAAQGTHEEVRSLLRAGGAPEDLATTLLGMSAGLTQHVLVGALSASEATAAMTAQIDRLREASATEPDSGADATDQNQNPPDFQASSQRKVDSEAPRSRR; the protein is encoded by the coding sequence ATGCCGAAGGTTGTCGACCACGACCAGCGCCGGGCCGAGATCATCGGCGCACTGTGGGAAGTCATCAGCGAGCGGGGGACCGAGGGCGCGAGCCTGATGACGGTGGCCCGCGCGGCCGGGGTCTCGGTGGGGCGCATCCAGCACTACTTCGCCTCCAAGCAGGACCTCGTGCAGGCGGGATGCCAGGCCATCGTGGACATGGCCGAGGCGGGCTACCGAGACCGGACCCGCGAGTCCGACCCCTGGCGGGCACTCGCCGATCTACTCACCCAGTCGATTCCGACGACCGCCGCCTTCCGGATGGGGGCAGCGGTCTGGTACGCCTACATGGCCCGCGCCGTCGTGGATCCGGGAATCGGGGAGATCGTGAGGCGGGCCGCGCAGGGGACCCACGAGGAGGTGCGCTCGCTGCTTCGGGCCGGTGGCGCCCCGGAGGATCTGGCCACCACCCTGCTCGGCATGAGCGCCGGGCTGACCCAGCACGTCCTCGTCGGCGCCCTGAGCGCGTCGGAGGCCACGGCGGCCATGACCGCCCAGATCGACCGGCTGCGGGAGGCGTCCGCGACCGAGCCGGATTCGGGCGCGGACGCGACCGACCAGAACCAGAATCCCCCCGACTTTCAAGCATCATCCCAACGGAAAGTCGACTCTGAAGCACCGCGTTCGCGCCGATAA
- a CDS encoding alpha/beta fold hydrolase, whose protein sequence is MTDPSSPADSSSPKPPAPRAASRWRRWGRRVRRVLVVVLVVVGVWSIGSAVFGPPGVGHFRSAAGRAAYVEAYDQAMALLPEPTAQYDIHTDFGVVRAYEWSTDKTAQTTPVVLLPGRSSGVPMWSVNLAGFAAGHRVIAFDALGDAGMSVQSSPLTSMADQAEWIDQVLRVLAPDGVHLVGHSFGGATATAYARFHPERVRSLALLEPVFTFGHPPTRFMAWAMVASLPLIPEGMREHALGKIGGADGEAESQDPMAVMIRTGTRHYSADLPTPSLLSEDEALTMTMPVYVAIAEHESLAGGERAAQRARELLPRATVKIWPDTTHSLPMQEPEALGNELEGFWSAAG, encoded by the coding sequence ATGACTGATCCCTCCTCGCCCGCCGACTCCTCCTCGCCCAAGCCCCCCGCGCCCAGGGCGGCCTCCCGCTGGCGCAGATGGGGGCGTCGGGTCAGGCGGGTACTCGTCGTCGTCCTGGTGGTCGTCGGCGTCTGGAGCATCGGGAGCGCCGTGTTCGGTCCGCCCGGGGTCGGCCACTTCCGCTCGGCCGCAGGAAGAGCCGCGTACGTCGAGGCCTACGACCAGGCCATGGCGCTGCTCCCGGAACCCACCGCCCAGTACGACATCCACACCGACTTCGGGGTCGTGCGGGCCTATGAGTGGAGCACGGATAAGACCGCCCAGACGACGCCGGTCGTGCTTCTGCCCGGCCGTTCCTCCGGGGTGCCCATGTGGTCGGTCAACCTCGCTGGCTTCGCGGCCGGCCACCGGGTCATCGCCTTCGATGCGCTCGGCGACGCCGGCATGTCGGTCCAGTCCTCCCCGCTGACCTCCATGGCGGATCAGGCCGAGTGGATCGACCAGGTGCTCCGGGTCCTGGCCCCCGACGGCGTCCACCTCGTCGGTCACTCCTTCGGCGGGGCGACCGCCACCGCCTACGCCCGCTTCCACCCCGAACGCGTCCGCTCGCTCGCGCTGCTCGAACCGGTCTTCACCTTCGGCCACCCTCCGACACGGTTCATGGCCTGGGCGATGGTCGCCTCCCTGCCGCTGATCCCGGAGGGTATGCGGGAGCACGCCCTGGGCAAGATCGGCGGGGCTGACGGCGAAGCCGAGAGCCAGGACCCGATGGCGGTGATGATCAGGACTGGCACCCGGCACTACTCGGCGGATCTGCCCACCCCATCGCTCTTGTCGGAGGATGAGGCCTTGACGATGACGATGCCGGTCTACGTCGCCATCGCCGAGCACGAATCCCTGGCGGGCGGTGAGCGGGCCGCCCAGCGAGCGCGCGAGCTCCTTCCCCGGGCAACGGTCAAGATCTGGCCGGACACCACCCACTCCCTGCCCATGCAGGAGCCCGAGGCCCTGGGGAACGAGCTCGAGGGATTCTGGAGCGCAGCCGGGTAG
- a CDS encoding TM2 domain-containing protein, producing MRRRCRRANGVRRPHRGDSPDRTGAAGRDRWFSCSDPAPNVCGAQRLGPLECRAAPCGRAICSLTGSCPPCSESAEVPRWGCLRADVEARSRWRTHDYTISLRPARQPRPLRRRLQPVHLPPPAAGQPYAPAYGQPANPGPYGAGYNQPVYLAAGQPYVLAYGQPYVVPKSKTAAALLAFFLGWIGAHNFYRGQVGRGFGHIALDIVAIICVVIAMAMTMNAADLPVYATMSDTEVASLAGASALVWLVNAVNGIWVFIEFIMILVSKDGSLQ from the coding sequence GTGCGGCGTCGATGCCGTCGCGCAAACGGCGTACGGCGACCTCATCGAGGTGACTCTCCAGATCGGACAGGGGCAGCGGGGCGAGATCGATGGTTCTCATGCTCTGATCCTGCCCCGAACGTTTGTGGGGCGCAGCGCCTTGGGCCCCTGGAGTGTCGCGCCGCGCCTTGCGGGCGGGCGATCTGCTCGCTGACGGGTAGTTGTCCTCCTTGCTCCGAGTCCGCTGAAGTACCACGATGGGGGTGTCTCCGGGCCGATGTCGAGGCCCGCAGTCGATGGAGGACTCATGACTACACCATCTCCTTACGGCCAGCCCGCCAACCCCGGCCCCTACGGCGCCGGCTACAACCAGTCCATCTACCCCCCCCCGCAGCGGGCCAGCCCTACGCCCCCGCCTACGGCCAGCCCGCCAACCCCGGCCCCTACGGCGCCGGCTACAACCAACCCGTCTACCTCGCGGCGGGTCAGCCCTACGTCCTCGCCTACGGCCAGCCCTACGTCGTCCCCAAGTCCAAGACCGCTGCCGCGCTTTTGGCCTTCTTCCTGGGCTGGATCGGTGCCCACAACTTCTACCGCGGACAGGTGGGGCGCGGCTTCGGACACATAGCGCTTGACATTGTCGCCATTATCTGCGTCGTCATAGCCATGGCCATGACGATGAACGCCGCGGACCTCCCAGTCTACGCCACTATGAGCGACACTGAAGTCGCGAGCCTCGCCGGCGCGTCCGCCCTCGTCTGGCTGGTCAACGCCGTGAACGGGATCTGGGTATTCATCGAATTCATTATGATCCTCGTGTCCAAGGACGGCTCGCTCCAGTAG
- a CDS encoding glycosyltransferase → MRTIDLAPLPLSDLESHLDEVAVRRLRDGIDAARGLLEGRTIWTVTPSAAAGSGPAEIVAPLVGYARGLGVNARWLTLDAPAEFLTISSRLHAAMHGDRGDGGRLADKQRDIYEHVLASNADNVVDEVRENDVVILHDPPTAGLAKAFTRAGAVVIWRCHVGAAQTGEEGQRAWAFLDRYLEDVDLVVASRPEYLPPYIEEARCSILTPSINPDSPKNRVLDLDDSWSVARLSGFFDGQAPFDAVPFIREDGRPDAFRGLQDDDADAGFGSPVPQGARIVTQVQRWDRLKGGLELVEAFASQIDTLPADAHLVLVGPRPDPSREAAAARVLGEIVSRAGTLPHAAAQRIHVLAVPTTDREVNATIINAIQRISAVVTQRSLVEAFGLTVAEAMWKKAPVVASAVGGIQDQIEDGVSGMLVDPLDAPAWAEAVRDLLLFTERAKEMGDVAHEAVRRRFLPDRHLLEVLDAIGRASE, encoded by the coding sequence ATGAGAACCATCGATCTCGCCCCGCTGCCCCTGTCCGATCTGGAGAGTCACCTCGATGAGGTCGCCGTACGCCGTTTGCGCGACGGCATCGACGCCGCACGCGGGCTGCTGGAGGGCCGGACCATCTGGACGGTCACGCCCTCGGCCGCCGCCGGCTCCGGCCCCGCCGAGATCGTGGCGCCGCTCGTCGGCTACGCCCGGGGCCTGGGGGTCAACGCCCGCTGGTTGACGCTGGACGCCCCGGCCGAATTCCTCACCATCTCCTCCCGCCTGCACGCCGCCATGCACGGCGATCGCGGCGACGGCGGCAGGCTCGCCGACAAGCAGCGCGACATCTACGAGCACGTCCTGGCCTCCAACGCGGACAACGTCGTCGACGAGGTCCGCGAGAACGACGTCGTCATCCTCCACGACCCGCCCACGGCCGGCCTAGCCAAGGCCTTCACGCGGGCGGGCGCCGTCGTCATCTGGCGGTGCCACGTGGGCGCGGCGCAGACCGGCGAGGAGGGGCAGCGGGCCTGGGCCTTCCTGGACCGCTACCTGGAGGACGTCGACCTGGTCGTCGCCTCCCGCCCCGAGTACCTGCCGCCCTACATCGAGGAGGCCCGCTGCTCCATCCTCACCCCCTCCATCAACCCGGACTCGCCCAAGAACCGGGTGCTGGACCTGGACGACTCCTGGTCGGTGGCGCGCCTGAGCGGCTTCTTCGACGGCCAGGCCCCCTTCGACGCCGTGCCCTTCATCCGCGAGGACGGGCGCCCGGACGCCTTCCGGGGGCTGCAGGACGACGACGCGGACGCGGGCTTCGGCTCCCCGGTGCCCCAGGGCGCGCGGATCGTCACCCAGGTCCAGCGCTGGGACCGGCTCAAGGGCGGCCTGGAGCTCGTCGAGGCCTTCGCCTCGCAGATCGACACCCTGCCCGCCGACGCCCACCTGGTGCTCGTGGGCCCCAGGCCCGACCCGTCCCGGGAGGCCGCCGCCGCCAGGGTCCTGGGCGAGATCGTCTCGCGCGCGGGCACGCTGCCGCACGCCGCGGCCCAGCGCATCCACGTGCTGGCGGTGCCGACGACGGACCGGGAGGTCAACGCCACCATTATCAACGCGATCCAGCGCATCAGCGCCGTCGTCACGCAGCGCTCGCTGGTGGAGGCCTTCGGGCTGACGGTGGCCGAGGCGATGTGGAAGAAGGCGCCGGTGGTCGCCTCGGCGGTCGGCGGCATCCAGGACCAGATTGAGGACGGCGTGTCGGGCATGCTCGTGGACCCGCTGGACGCCCCGGCCTGGGCCGAGGCCGTGCGGGACCTGCTGCTGTTCACCGAGCGGGCCAAGGAGATGGGCGACGTCGCCCACGAGGCGGTGCGCCGCCGCTTCCTGCCCGACCGCCACCTCCTGGAGGTCCTCGACGCCATTGGCCGCGCCTCGGAGTAG
- a CDS encoding VOC family protein, which yields MIDHISVSVSDPAASKAFYEAALAPLGYRVVMEFGPVTALGGPMPGAPEDAPVPPDLWLTPTKDPTPCHIAVSASSAEQVDAFHRAALAAGGTDNGGPGERAHYHPGYYAAFVRDPDGHNLEAVFHGAGGGE from the coding sequence ATGATCGATCACATCAGTGTCAGTGTCAGCGATCCGGCGGCCTCGAAGGCCTTCTACGAGGCGGCCCTGGCGCCGCTGGGCTACCGCGTGGTCATGGAGTTCGGTCCTGTCACCGCCTTGGGCGGACCGATGCCCGGTGCGCCGGAGGACGCCCCTGTGCCCCCGGACCTGTGGCTGACCCCGACCAAGGACCCGACGCCCTGCCACATCGCCGTGTCGGCCTCCTCCGCCGAGCAGGTGGACGCCTTCCACCGGGCGGCCCTGGCGGCGGGCGGCACCGACAACGGGGGGCCGGGGGAGCGGGCGCACTACCACCCCGGCTACTACGCCGCCTTCGTCCGTGACCCCGACGGGCACAACCTCGAGGCCGTCTTCCACGGCGCCGGCGGCGGGGAGTAG
- the purQ gene encoding phosphoribosylformylglycinamidine synthase subunit PurQ, whose translation MTRIGVITFPGTLDDVDALRAVRLAGAEPVPLWHKDADLRGVDGVVVPGGFSYGDYLRCGAIARFAPVMDEVVGAAGRGMPVLGICNGFQILTEAHLLPGALIRNDRQRFICREQRLRVESTTTSWTGLFEVGEEIVVPLKNGEGNFVATPREVERLEGEGLVVFRYVGDNPNGSVHGIAGVRNARGNVVGLMPHPEHAVEPGFGPDSAAGPRTGTDGLRLFGSVIGSLVGA comes from the coding sequence GTGACCCGCATCGGCGTCATCACCTTCCCCGGCACCCTTGACGACGTCGACGCGCTGCGGGCCGTGCGCCTGGCGGGCGCCGAGCCGGTGCCCCTGTGGCACAAGGACGCGGACCTGCGCGGCGTGGACGGCGTCGTCGTGCCCGGCGGCTTCTCCTACGGCGATTACCTGCGCTGCGGCGCGATCGCCCGCTTCGCCCCGGTCATGGACGAGGTGGTCGGGGCCGCCGGGCGGGGCATGCCGGTGCTGGGCATCTGCAACGGGTTCCAGATCCTCACCGAGGCGCACCTGCTGCCCGGCGCCCTCATCCGCAACGACCGCCAGAGGTTCATCTGCCGTGAGCAGCGCCTGCGCGTGGAGTCGACGACGACCTCCTGGACGGGCCTGTTCGAGGTCGGCGAGGAGATCGTGGTGCCGCTCAAGAACGGGGAGGGCAATTTCGTGGCCACTCCGCGGGAGGTCGAGCGCCTGGAGGGCGAGGGGCTCGTCGTCTTCCGCTATGTGGGGGACAACCCCAATGGCTCGGTGCACGGCATCGCGGGCGTGCGCAACGCGCGCGGCAATGTCGTGGGCCTCATGCCGCACCCCGAGCACGCCGTCGAGCCGGGGTTCGGCCCGGACTCCGCGGCGGGGCCGCGCACGGGTACCGACGGGCTGCGCCTGTTCGGCTCGGTCATCGGTTCGTTGGTGGGGGCCTGA